GAAATTTCTGACGAGTTTAAACTTATGTTTACTAAAAATCAACTTTGTAATTTCGACAAAAATGAGGATTTTAAGTCTATTAGTGGCTTAATTACATATGAAAAATTTCTTACTAGTACTATTAGTATGGAAGAGGTTAAACAAACTGTGTAAACTGTGTTTAGTTTAGCTGCTAATAAATGTTCAGGTCCGAATGAATTTCTTGCTGAGTTCTTTCAAAAATATTGGGATATCGTAGGAAGTTTTGTTACTAAAGCAGTTTTAGCATTTTTCCACTCTGATAAATtactaaaagaaataaatcatactTCTATAGCATTGATTCCCAAAGTTGTAATCCTCAAACAGCAAATCACTTTCGGCCTATTAGTCCGTGTTCAACagtttataaaattatttcaaaaataTTAGCTAATCGTTTCCGAAGTGTCTTGCTAAGACTATACATCCTTTTCAAGGTGCTTTTATACCTAATCGCTTTATTCAAGATAATATTCTTTTAGCGCACGAGATTTTCAACTCGTTTAAGCGCAAAAAAGGCAAAGGAGGTTGGATTGCGATTAAACTTGGTATAGAAAAGGCATACGACCGACTAGAGTGGAACTTTATTGAGGAAACTTTTAACCAAATGGGTTTTAATGCTAAGTGGATTTCTTGGATTATGGAATGTATAAAAACTGTTTCTTTCTCGGTGTTAGTAAATAGAACACCGGGAGATGTCTTTAGACCCACTCGAGGTATTCGACAGGGGGACTCGCTTTCGCCGTATATATTTATTATGTACACCGAAATTTTAGCAAGATCATTACAAAAAAAATAGTGATCTTAGTTTtagtgatattggtattagaattggaGTTGGTGTGGAGAAAATTACATTTCTTACTTTTGCGGATGACACTATCATCTTCGCTAAAGCCTCTAATCTAAGTTGTAGAACCATTAAATCTATATTAGATAAATGTTGCACGATATTAGGACAgtttgttaattttgacaaatctacttttcaatgcactagaaatattgatcgtaccaaagttggctggtgtgagtggtaagggctctcatctcttaaacaaatggtcaggggttcgattcctgacttttgcgaatgaaaaagccaaacttgggaggggtcaacccattaaattgccttcagtaccccgaaggagattgccccaactgtcggtaggggatactcctggtcaacaccaaaaaaaaaaaaatattgatcgTTCTATTCATGAATCCTTTAGGGGCATTCTTCGtatgaacgaggaagctcatTTGTGTAAGTATCTAGGATGTCCTATAATTGACAAGAGAGTAACTAAAAATACGTTTGAAAGTATTATTCAATCTTCTTGCACTCAATTATCCAAATGGAAAGCAAATTCTTTATCGCAAACAGGTAGACTAGTTCTAGTCAATTCTAATTTAGCCGCAAAAGGAACTTTTCAAATGCAAAGCTTTCTCCTTCCTTCATCAATCCATAATAGATTAGATAAGATTAATATAAACTTTCTCTGGAATAAGAATCCTTCCCAACGCTCCCCTAATTTGATTGGTtagcataaagtttgtttatcgAAATCGGTTGGTGGACTGGGAATAAGACCTtctgaagcagctaataaagctcttcaaatgaaacttCTATGGAAAATTCTCATGGATAAAGAaagtatatgggtcaaagtgATAACAAAAAAATACTTAAGAAATTTttcactctttgatcataagcctaGTTCAGTCTATTTCTGGCAGTGGCGTAAACTTATGAGTCTTCGGACTCTATTTAGAAAAGGGTtgagatggcaggtaggtaatggtagcaacattaatttggtctgataattgggttttttcacacccaTTTACCAACAATTTTGGTGATGGTAATACCagtgatcttaatcttttggttaaagatttcataacctcgATAACACTTTGagatgtttgtaaattatccaacttagtgaataacgatattgttaatcagatCAATAACATTCCACTGCCACATAATAATATTCTGGATATCCTCCTTTAGGGATTGCCGTggatggaaatttctctaccaaaacagcaacatggttagcgcaaggtttgttcgatcaaagtcttgaaaaatgtgaatttcagtggatttggaaattgaatattcctccaaaGTTAAAATTTTTCCTTTGGAAAACCTGTACTGACGGTCTCCCAACGAAAGGCAGGCTTCTTAAGAGTCATGTTAATGTCCCACCTAATTGTGTATTGTGTAATTATCCTATTGAAAACAAGGAttatttcttttacgaatgtcccttgattggtTCTGTTATCCAAGACGTGAATATTATTAGTTTTAATAATTTTTTgtcaaattattataatattggaaGACAAAGTTTTCTAATGAAACTCAATCACCTCAAAGacttaattccaaaagatgatttcattaagattatttttatttggtggaatccATGGTTTTATAGAAATGACATTATATTTAATAATGTTCATTTCAATATCAGCAAACTTATTCTCTTATGCGGTAATAGCATCAAAAATTGGAATGAGACTAGAGTCACTAGACATAAGGATCTCGTTAATCCCGAGAAAGACGAGTCAGTTAGATACACTACTAGTAAGAAACCTGGTGGGAGAAACCTGAAAACGGTTTTCTAAAGTTAAATTTTTACGGatcaaaaataaaggaaaataaagctgatttatgataattctataagagatcataatgataaagtcgttttgttaggagcaaaaaagtgtgaatctaatagtattcttgttgcggaagctctcgctttaaaagaaagCATTTTGGCCGCTAAacacttaggaatctcaaagttaattgtgaaagatgataatttgtgttattaactcactttgtagCACTTGGCGAATATCTtgagaaatttctagtattatcaaggatgtaaaaTAAACATTGCTTCCGTGAAACCAACAAGGTTGTTGATTTTATGGCTTCttttggacattcatgtccaactctttcgatgtggtttgaaagccggtgacttcaacttacctccctcattcgaaaggatgagatagaaTGATAGATTGGTCATATCCTAGAGGATGAATCTAGTATTCTTacctttaaactaaaataaaataaaaacgtgACACCGAAAATTCAAAGAAAATAATGTCAAGTCATTTTTGGCTTGAACTTCACTTTATCATATTTTATTTAACCTATTTGGCTGACTCCTCATCTTTTTTTTATCAATTTAATAGGCCTTTATGTTTTAACTTTTAATCAATCCGGCCATTTGGCCGATTGTTGCCAGCTATCTTTTCAAATATTGGCACTATTAGGCAAAAGAATGTTTTGACAAAATTTAAACTCAAATCATTCCTCCCACCTACGTCGACTTCACCAGCTGGGCTAGTTGTCATATATCTAGAACACAAATAagtgcaaaagaatcaacaaaaaCTGAATGAACTATATCTCTCCAAATATATTCAATTGCTACTGGCATACAATGTACAACTagaataacaaaaccaaataagAAGGGAAAAAAACACCTTCAAACTACGGAGAATttagaaagaaaaagaaacgaaaaaaaaaaagaaaaaagcagAACAATTGTCGATAAATCTGAACGACAAGATTATGCCCATTATGCCTACAAAGTATAGTAGCAGTACATTACATTGTTGTTGGCTGAGGGCTTAGACTGGAGAAATGTGAGAGATATACTATACATGTTCTTGAGCCTACATCAACCCATCTTCAAAAATTAAATGGGCTTAAAAATATTATGTTACAATCCATAGTTATGTAAATTCCATGTCCTGCCATAATTTCCCTACCTTATATACCTACATATTCAGAAgcggaaaaaaaacaaaaaacaagacgagagaaaagaaaagaaataagatTTTGCCAAAATAAGGTGAAATTTTTACCCTTCATGTTTTGGTTTTGAACTTTCTATTAGCTTTCAAATCGACCACGACCACCGTAATGTTATCTTTGCTACCCTTTTGGAGAGCAAGCTTAGAGAGGTAATCGGCGGCTGCTTGGGCTGCTAAATCTACGCCTTTGCCTCTGTCTAAAATCGCGTTACTACCGTTCTTTTTATGCCATAAAAGAATTCTCCTTCGTGCCGCCTCACAGGCTTCTTCATTTGTCATGACGTCCCATAACCCGTCACTTGCTAGAATTAGGCAATCGTCTTCTTTTGTCCTCTGAACAATCATCACCTCCGGGTCCGGTATGATCCATGGCTTCAGATACCGGTCACCTGAGAACAGAAGTATAGAAGCATgaatataaataaatatattacatgcaaCTCTTACTAATTGTATGTATCACCATTTATGTATGCAAGACAGTCTTATCGGAGTCTCTGTGGTGAAGTATGTAATTCAGAAGCAAGCATATCGGTTGGGCTGATTTCTACTGAAGTGGCCGTACCACAGGGTCAACAAATGTATGCTATGATGAGCTTTACCAACTAGGACAACTCAACGACGATGAACAATGTCGACTACTGCATCCTAGATTCCTAGGCCATTTAACTATGTAGCCAAGTACACCAATTCTACATGTAGCCAAACAGTCATTTTGGCCTGGCTACTGTCCATTAATTGATTCAGGTCAGTCAGACTGATGTGTCCAGTTAAGCCCTGGTGGTTCCATTAACACCTGAATAACGCAACCATCCTAGGCGATGGCGGCAAAATAACTACTTCATGGCAGTCTTGTAGTACTCTCTTACACTCTAAAAAGCAATGTCTCCAAGCTTCTGCCTTCCCTTTACTCACCAGTCACCCTCAGACAAATATCAAGTGAAACCAGATGgtataagaaaaagaaaaagaaaaataaaaaaatcctcGTTTTCTTTTTCTATTACTCTACTCACCACACGGAAGTCCGGCCTAAACCAGAAGGCATAAATGAAATAACTCATGTTACTTTTCGTCTTCATTTTTAGGAAATGAAAATGTCGACATTATAGAATAGGACTatcctatctcatcctttcgggTGAATAAGGAAAGCAAAATTAAGTGGCTATCAACTCGTCTTGAAAGGGGGTATGAATGTCCCAAATCAGCCTTTTAGTCCAACTACTTTAGGCCTTGTGAAAGCAATGAAAAAATTGCACTTCTTGAAAAGAATAATAGTCTACTCTGATCTAAACAAGAACGACAGAAATTTTCCATTCTCCAAAATTCAAACTCCACAGATAGATTTTATGACACGCGAATTATCTCCTCCAATGGAGCTTTCATCTTCTATGACTCTACTCAGCATACAAATCTCCTCAATGAACAATTAAAGATCATTCACCTAATGTACACAACTTCAACAGGTCTTCATATATTCACTCAGATTATCTGTGCTCATATCCCTATGCCATCCACTAATATCATATTTACATGAGCACACACGAGGATATGCAAAACCAATATAATTCTTCTATAAGATTTTATCATTAAATATTGTGCATGTAGTGGATTATTTTGGATTAGAGTGGCCTACTCATCTAAAACCTCCATGATCCAACAAACTGGTTAAGGAAATACTATACGAGTGCTTCAAATTTGCcacttgcgacataacatttcaCATTCAGCCACGGTATTAAATCTCGAGTCGAGACTTCGTCTCAAAATCGCTCGCAGTGCCCTTATATCGGTCGTAATAACTGGCACCTGATCAAAATGCAGTCGTGGTAATTGGTAACCTGGTAACATTCAAGTGTGTATAACTCGGCCATGGTGTCGTGCCACATCCTAAAATTGATACTTTCCAACAAACTAAGGTGAGCATGTTTGTACTGTTTCTGCCATATAGGTCTAAATCAATCATTCAACAAAATCCTAACTAGTACGAATAGCCATGGCTTGCCGTTACCGTTAGTCGCAGAAAATGTGTAACCCAAACTAATATGCCCCGATAAAGCCGCTCAAATCATGTAATTGTCACAAAATCATCTTGTTGATTACATATTGCTCCTCCATAGCGTGGCTTGCTACACTTTCTTTTAGAAAATTATTCCACCTTAATATCTTAAGTTAGACTGTATTCCTAAATAGTTTCCCGAGGTTTGACAAATTTCACTTGATGCTCAGGGATTTGAAAAACTACTCACTTTCCTGACCTAAGTTTTGAGTAATTTTATCATTTTGGCGTTTTAAAGTTACGACTTGCTCAAAACTCGTCTAAATAAATGAAACTTTTGAGCTCAATAAAGTGCACAAAGCAACAATAAATCAAATTAAAAAGTGAGTTTCACACAAGTTCACCCAAATTACTTTTTTACTCAAACATTTGTGATTTGAATGAAATTTTAGTTATATTAAATTTGTCGAGGCATCAAAGTGAAATTTGTCAAAAATAGGGGCGCCAAAATGAAATTCATCAAACCTTGGGCCAACAAATTGGAATTAATTTTGACCTCGAGGCAACAAGTGGAATTAACTGATACCTCGGAGTACCAAGGTGGAAGTTTTCCTTTCCATCGATTTACAGTAAGACACAAATCGACTACAGTTACAATGCGATAAGCAACACAAAATGTTAGGTGAGGCCCTTACAGAAAATACTCCTGTAAAATCCAGCTACTTGTAATCCCAAGATCAATTAGGATATCTAATACTTCCAGTCTACTACTGACCGGAAGTCAATTGCAATGGTGCATCATGATTCGTGTATAATCACATatccaaaaattttgaaatttgccTTTGTTGGTAAAACTAGTCTCAGGACAGGCATATGATAAAGCGGTCTTGTTCGTACTCAATCTTATCTACCAACAAGGTGAAGCACTCCAGGTTGCTACTACTAGCCTTAACCATTGAACAAAGAAGTATGCCAATCAGAAATTATCAACAATGTTCCGGACAAAAAAAAAAGGCAGGCTTAGGTATAAACTAACTTCCAGCTACTCGTAAAAGTTCAGTGACTTCAGTCCTCGAAGAATATGACAATGATTATTGGGTTCTACGAGCACATATTTGTTATTCCTGCAACCTCACTTTAAATATATCGCACTCTTTAGCTCAATTGGGTAATGCAGTCTTATGCCAAGACTATGAAGTTATTGCGATAAAGGGTGAGTTTTTAAGATGTTTAACCTATCACCCTTTCTCTTTCAGAGGCCATGTCATCCAACAAATGCTCAAAATAAACACTTACCAATTGATCTTGACATTGCAAGAACACCAAAAACACGGTAGCCATTCCACTGGATAACTTTCCCATCCAAAGCTTCTATTCTATCCCATTCGTCTTTTCGATCAGGCTAGAGGAAACAAAAACAAATACAGAGAACTAGATTAGGCAAAGAATTTCAGTTTCAATGGAAAGCCATCActaatgaaagaaaaagaaaacgacGTAGCAACTTGTCACCTACTTTATGATCTACAGACAGTGGCATGGGTGCTTTTCCACGACAAAGTACCGCCCTGGAATCACCACAATTACCAACAATAATATGGGTTTGACATACAATGGCAACAACAGCAGTTGTTCCAACAGTTTCAGGGGCAATAGGATCTGCACTAGTCTCGGACGCATTGCTGCTTTCTGCAGAATCCCCTTTCCCAACTCCCCCAACCTCTGAATCAACTTTTAAAAAGCAACAAGAAAATGCTCTTTCCCAAAGCTCTTGCATGTTTTCCTCGGTTTTTCGAGTCAGGAACGCTTCTCTCGCCACTTCAATTTCCTCTGCTAGAGCCAAATGCAAACGCTCTCGACAATAGTTGGCAACCTAATATCAAGTAGCAAAGTGAATAAGGTAGTTGTGCAAACACGCAATATTACCGCCTCACATATCAAACTCGGTATGGTACTAGCCATACATCTCGGTACACGTTAAGTGTGCCTTACATATAAGGGGTGGGATGTTGTTGcacaaattttattttaaaaatgctCATATACTTGCAAAAAGAGGGCGGCTCGTGTGCATGAAACACACACTTTTACCTCATGCCTTGTAAAACAAAGGGATCAAATATTCACCTCAACTATAATCCTTAAATTGAGATCCTACGGTACCTATtaacaaaacaagaacaaaagagaatgcGATAGGAGCAGCAAGTACCTGACAACCACCATGTCCATCATACACACCGTAGAAGTGAAGTGTCTGAGTTAAAGTATCAGTTGCTCCGTTCAATACATTTTCACCCATCAACATTCTAGCGGGAATTTTATGAAAATTTGGTACAGCAGCAACAGCATCCTCCATCTCAGGCCTCCTACCACAGATTGACGTAAAGCCCCAAAGGGACAGAGCATCCATGTAAAAAGGAGATTGAGTACTCATTGTTCGGGTTATTTTTTCATAATTTGCTCCTTCCTCAGCCTTCACTGCTGGATCACGAACTTCGTTACCCTCCTCCACGTCAAGATCCTCAGCCACTACCAACATATCTCCAATTGGATCCAATCCGGGGTTCAAGTCCAATTTGCCAGAATCAACCATGACTTCAAATTCCCCCACACTCTTTTCTAGATCCACAGAAGCAGGCGAATCAGGAACAGAACTAGCGTAGCCAGCTTGAATTTCCTCactattggtgctacttatcaTACCAGCCTTAGAAGGGGAGTTTAAAACAAAACCCTCTCCACTTTCCTTTCCGATATCATTGCTAGAAGCACAGCAAGTACTGTTTTCGGTTAACCCTCTCAATGAATCATTTTCTCCCTCATCCTCCTTTAGATGCAAGGACTCCTTAACAAATACCAGTTTCGCTAATGGACTTTCACAACATGAACCATCTTCTGTGTTCACTGAATAATCCTCAGTTTTCATGACGAATCACCTTGTAAACAATCTAAAACTAAAGTTCTAATTCTATCCCTGTAACTTGCTATAAACTATACTTATCTTCACCTTACGAACTAATAGAGTACCAATTATAAACGTGCCACAAATCATTTCTTGTGTTCTTTTTCCAATTAAAACCCTTTTCCTCTTATTGATCAATCAACTATCCAAACCCTCCAAAACTCAAGCATGCTCCACCTCATGCCCACAACGATCTCTCACTAACGCACAGAGGGACGACAACCCAAGGAAATCGATTCTCCGTGTCAAGGATTTCCTCAATTCGAAAAATAACCAACTATCAAATACCAATAACCACACCAATCAATCACCAAAACCCAAAATCCACTCAAAGTGAACTCAAGAATCGCCTATTCGACACCCAATTATCGGCCGCAATGTATAATTCCTCAGCAACTGATTTCTTGGTTCCAGAAACTATATAACATAAACCATAAAAAAAGAGCAAATTAACTAACAAAATCAATCAATGAAAACctaaatccaactatatcaaaatGAGACTCCCATGTTTCTTAATCCTACTCAATTACCAACACATGAAAGCAACAAAGACAATCACTTGAATCTAAAAACCTGTGATCCAGACCAAATTCACAAGAACCCAGAAAGCTATAGAAACCTAACTcaatatatttattaataaaagtaacaataaagTAGAAAAAAGGTCATGAAAAAGCAAAATTAATGATGAAGACAAAAAGGGTATGCAAAAATCACAAGAATGTACACTCTACTAAATTAAAAAGGATAAAATCAAAAGATTGTTACCCAGATCTGAGGTTATCTACCAATCTTTCTAATAATTTCCAGAAAATGTTTATTCCTTGATCTTCTACTACTAATTGTTCTTGGGTAGTTTATATAAACCCCAAGATTAAAAATAGAGTGCCCGCGGCAAGGGGATTCTATGTTGTTATCGACCGTGGACACCCCGTttgcaccaaaaataaaaaataaaaatagagcAAAAGGAGGAGTTATATAGTGTAAAAATGTTAAAGAGTAAAATGAATAAAATCAGCTATAAAATCCAATCCAAAAAACAGGTTGTAGTAATAAAGGCAAAAACCCAGGTAACTGATGGTGTTTGGACAGCAAGAGGAACATTTTATGTTGTTTTTAAAGCTAAAATGATGATTTGGGTGATTTTAATTTGTTGATTGATGTTCAAGTGTAAATTGTCATCTTTGTCCTTTGTCTCTCCATGATAGGGTTAAACATAAACCATATAAACCACTTTCAACTTTTTTGTTGGGCCCCTTTATTTTTCAACCAATCTATGTGTGCCATTGCGCCTCAATATTCATTTTGGTAGAGCTGGGCAACAATGCGGGGCCATCTTGGCCCGACCGGATCGTATTTCTAGGCCAAAATTTTTCAACCTCCAACCCCAACTAAATCGGGTTCAGGTATTTTTGGGTTCGAGTTGAAAAACTGGGTGATTCGTGAGTTATTTAAGAATCGGGTGAGAATTGGTTTTCGGGTCAGGACAGATTTTGACAGGTTTAAGTCCGACTTAACCCACCCCCACCCCCAATCCGGGTGGAGCCAGGAGCAGAGATTTCCAACCCAGCCTGCTTTCGCgcgccaaaaatcaaaaaaataaataaatgctATATGTGGGCGGCCTCGGAACAGACGATGGGGGGCCAGCCCAACTCGGCCCAGTGTCCAGCTCTACACTATAGTGAGTTTAAGGAGTTGTTTAGTTGTCCTTGGAAAAACTTGCGAAGCGGAAATTTTCATGAATCATAAAAGGTAGAGTTGTTTGGTTGccacattttttttttccaaaatagggGAAATTGCATTTCTCATGAAATGCAATTCTTACAAAAATGTAGGAAATTGCTTACTTACTCCTCCCCTTATTAAGTATTTCCATGGGAGTAAATTCCTACATTGTCAACCaaacaatttcaaaaaaatctcATGAATTAGATGAGAGAGTTTATTTCCCATGAATGTGTATTTCATGTTATCTTCAACTAAATGATCCATAAGCATATTTGTGGTAAATTATCGGGTCTAAGATACGACTAATAAATTTTGAATTGTTTAACCGTATGGTAATTATTAAATTTCAAGTGTTTAATTGATTAAAAGTTaactagtttagaccccgtgcaTTATATGCATAGTATTTAAAGTTTAATAGTTTTTTATAAAATTACTTATATAATATTGGTACCTTATAGTTGTTTACATTTCTCATTATTGCATTTTGCTTTGATAAATAAAAGCTATAACTGAAAATTAgttaagagaattgagtaatgagttaaaatgtattttaatgaaaataattttataG
This sequence is a window from Silene latifolia isolate original U9 population chromosome 8, ASM4854445v1, whole genome shotgun sequence. Protein-coding genes within it:
- the LOC141597166 gene encoding protein phosphatase 2C 50-like, with protein sequence MKTEDYSVNTEDGSCCESPLAKLVFVKESLHLKEDEGENDSLRGLTENSTCCASSNDIGKESGEGFVLNSPSKAGMISSTNSEEIQAGYASSVPDSPASVDLEKSVGEFEVMVDSGKLDLNPGLDPIGDMLVVAEDLDVEEGNEVRDPAVKAEEGANYEKITRTMSTQSPFYMDALSLWGFTSICGRRPEMEDAVAAVPNFHKIPARMLMGENVLNGATDTLTQTLHFYGVYDGHGGCQVANYCRERLHLALAEEIEVAREAFLTRKTEENMQELWERAFSCCFLKVDSEVGGVGKGDSAESSNASETSADPIAPETVGTTAVVAIVCQTHIIVGNCGDSRAVLCRGKAPMPLSVDHKPDRKDEWDRIEALDGKVIQWNGYRVFGVLAMSRSIGDRYLKPWIIPDPEVMIVQRTKEDDCLILASDGLWDVMTNEEACEAARRRILLWHKKNGSNAILDRGKGVDLAAQAAADYLSKLALQKGSKDNITVVVVDLKANRKFKTKT